GCGATGTCCAGTTGCATCTGAAGGGTGCGGGCCACGCCGTTGACGTCGTAGAAGGTGTCGGTGAAGTGGCCCACGTGCAGGCGGCCCGTGGCGTGCCATTCGTCCGTGTCCGTCACATGGGGGGGATGGGGCCGGGTACCGCACGCGCCGGACGAGGCGCCAGCCTGCCCCGGCGCGCCGGGCACGGCCTCTGCCGCGTGCGGCAGGAAGTGGTCGCGGCAGGCGCGGGCAAAGGCACGGTCCTTGGTGAACAGGGTGTACCCCACGAAGTACGGGGCCAGGATGGCGTAGAGCGACCCGGCGGAGCCCACCACGTTGAACACGCTGAACAGGTCCGCGCCCATGGCGTTGTCCAGCAGGGTATCGGCAAAGGTGCGCAGCACCTTTTCCGAGGCCTGGTCGGCAAAGCGCATCCAGGCCTGTTCGGTGCGTTCGCCGGTGATGTCGGCGGCGGGGCCGTCCAGCAGGGCTCGCAACTCCGGGTCGCGGCGGATGATCTCCGCCGCTTCCGTTTGCAGGTGGTCCTGCACGGTGCGCGGGGTGGACGCGGAAAAGGACAGCCGGGGGCGGCGGTACCCGATGAGGCCGTGCAGCCTGGTCAGCAGGCCGCCTTCCGGTTCCGGCGCGCCGGTCAGCACCCTGTCGGCGAAGCGCAGCACCGTGTCGCGGTTGACGTGGCGGCCCAGACCGAAGCGCTGCTTATAGAACTGGTAGGCGATGGCGTACAGGTTGTGGGCCATGGTCACCGGGGTGGCGGCGCTGCCGTGCGGCGTGCCGCGCCCCTCCATCACCCCGCGCAGGGCCTCGCGCACGCGGCCGTGCCCCACGCCGGAAACCCCTTCGATGCTGGTGTGGCTGCGGGCGATGTTCAGCGAGGAATGGTCGTCCGACCCGGCCATGAGGTGCTTTGTCCACGCCCGTTCCATGCGCGGGGCCATGTCCTGCCGGTCGGCCATGGCGTCCATGTCCGCCGGGGTCAGCCCCTGCACGATGGCCCGCAGGATGCCGTTCTGGAAGTCGTCGCGCGAGCCGTTCAGCTCGAACACCCGAAACAGCAGCAGCAGCCGTTCCATGTGGTCCAGGGTCAGGCGCTCGTTCAGCGAGTACATGGCGTGGGCGCAGGCATGGGGGATGCCCGACACGGTCAGGTAGTCCACCAGGTCGTAGATGTTCTCGCGCAGGCGGGTGATGTCGGCGTGGTGGGCTTCCGTCAGGTCCCAGGCCAGCACGTGGATCTTGCAGCGGTCTTCGGGGAAATAGGCGGTGATTTCCTCGCTGACGAAGGTGTGGTCGAGGTGGGCGATTTCTAGGCTGCCCGCCAGGGTGTTGTGGTCGGTGATGGTGACCAGGTCCATGCCCCGGCGGCGGGCGATGTCGTACAACGCCCTGGGGTCGGTGTAGCTTTCCGCGCAGCCCAGCTTTTGCAGAATCCACTGCGAGGGGCGGGTGGAGTGGCGCGAGTGCACGTGCAGGTCGATGGACAGCGGCGGGGTTGGGGACGGGGCCGCCGAGGGGGGCGGAGAAGAGGAACGCGCGGATGCGGCGGTGCGGGGTGCGGAACGGGGGACGCCAGTGGCCATGCGGTGCGACCTCCTGCGGGTTCCGGGGCCGCGCGGGCGGTGCGAGCGCCTTGGCGCGGCGGCGGGTTGGGCGATTCTGGAACAGGTATGCAGATCGCCTGTCGGTGTTGCAGGAGGAATGCGCCCCGGCGGTGGCGCATGCGTGACGGTGTGGTGAATCTTGCGGACGGTTGGGTGACGTTGCGGCGGCGGGGGGAAAAGATGGGGAAGGGCGTGCCGCGTCGGGCGGGCGAGCGCGGACGATGCGCCGGGTGTGCTTCCCTACGCCGCCAGAATGTAATCCCGGCCCTGCACGTAGCCCGCACCGTCAAGGAACGCCGTCAGCTCTTCCGCCGCGCCGTGCCCGGCCAGGTACGCCACCAGAAATCCCTCGCCCGGCGCGGGCATGGCCTCGCGCCCCAGCACGGGCAGGCCGTCCACCCGGTTGCCGATCTTGCGCGGGTCGATGTCGATCCACGCGCGCACTGCGATGCCCTGATCCATCAGCAGGCGCGCCCGGCGGCGGCTGGTGCGGCCCGCGCCCACCACCCACACTTCGGGGTGGCGCGGGTTGTGCCGGGCCAGCCAGCGGGCCAGGTACAGCCCCTTCAGGGTATAGAAGCCGCCTTCCGCGTAGTTGGGGTGGGTGCGCGAAAGGCGGCCCGGCGGGTCGTTCCAGGTCAGCAGGGTGTGCGGCAGCTTGGCCATGGCCACGCCCGCGTCCATCCAGCGCAGCCACAGTTCGTAATCTTCCGGAAAGGGGCCGTCGGTGTACGCGCCGTGCAGGCCGGGCAGTTCCGCGCGGAACATCACCGAGGGGTGCGCGAAGGGCGATTCGCGAAAGCGCGCCAGTGCGATGTCTGTGGGGTCCAGCAGGGTGTTCACCCAGTCCACGTGCCGGGCGTAGCCGCCGCAGCGTTCGCGGTCACCGCCGAAGTCCACGCGGCAGCCCACCAGCCCGATGTGCGGGTGCGCGTCCAGAAAGGCGCATTGCAGGGCCAGGCGCTGCGGGTGGCAGGTGTCGTCGGCGTCCATGCGGGCGATGTGGCGTCCACGGGCAAGGGCAAGACCGTGGTTCAGCGCGGCCACGATGCCGCCGTGGGCGATGCGCGCCGGGCGGATGCGGGCATCCTGCGCGGCGAATGCGGCGAGCAGGTCGGGGGTGGCGTCGGTGGAGCCGTCGTCCACGGCCACCACCTCGAAGTCCGCGCCGGTTTGCGCCAGCAGGCTGTGCAGGGTGGCGGGCAGGGTGGCGGCGGCGTTCCAGACGGGCAGCACGACGCTGACGGCGGGGCAGGGCTTGGTCATGGCGGCGCGGGTTGGGATGGAAATACCCGGAGGGGGGAGTTGCCGGGGGAAGGAACCTTTTGGAAAAGGTTCCTTCCCCCGGACCCCCATCCTCCCAAACTTTTTCATTGTGGGTGGAATGAAGGGTTATGCGGGGAAGGTGCGCGGATATCCCCGCTTCTGTCTCTGCTATTCTGCCCCTGCCGCCCCGTCCACCTTGTCGCGCAGGGCATCGCGGATGCGGCACACCCCGCACACCTCGTTGGAGGTGGGGTAGCCGCAGCGGGTGCAGCCGCTCAGGTCCACGCCGTCCTCGTTGTCGGCACGGGCGAACACGGGGCGGCCCCGTTCCAGGAAGCCCTGGTAGAAATCCAGCTTGCGCCCGGGCATTTCTTCCTCAAGGTCGGTCAGCAGCTTCTTGTAGAAGGTGAAGCTGGCCCCGCCGGAATAGGGGCAGGGCGCGTAGTGGTGCTCTATGCCCATGAGGAAGGCGTAGTTGGCGGTCTCGAACTCCGAAAGCCGCCACAGGGGCTTCACCTTGCGGGCAAAGCCGCCGTCGGCGGCAAGGTCCGGGCCCTGGTCGCTCAGGTAGGCCACGTCCCAGCGCAGGGTATTGCTGAACAGCCGGGCGATTTCGTCGTCCAGGTTGTGGCCGGTGGCCAGCACGGTGAAGTTTTCGTCCAGCGCGGTCTTGTTGAAGAAATAGCGCTTGATCTTGCCGCAGGCCGAACACACCGGACGGTTGAGCCGGGCCTTCACGTCGGGAATGGCCAGCCCTTCGGCACCCATTTCCTTCACGATCAGGTTCAGGCCGTGCTTTTCGCAGAAGCGTTCCACCACCCCGCGCGCGGCGGGCGAGGAGCCGGGAATGGCCAGGTCGATGTGCAGGCCGGTCACGTCGTAGCCCAGCCGCGAAAGTTCCAGCATCAGGCTCAGCGAATCCTTGCCGCCGGAAAGGGCGACCAGGATGCGGTCGTCATGGGTGAACAGCTTGCGTTCCTTGATGCCGCGCTCCACCTGGCGGGTGAAGAACAGCAGGAAGCATTCGGCGCAGAAGCCGGTATGGTGGCTGGGCAGGGACACGACTGCGGTATCCTTGCAGCGTTTGCATTTCATGGTGCGTTATCCTTTCGGGTTGCGGTGCGTGCGGTGCCCATGGTGAAGGGCGCCGGCCACAGCCGGGGAGTAGGAAACATCGCAAACGGCGGGGTTTTGTTCTCTGGCAAGGAAGACGAAGCTTTTGCGGAGGGAGCGTGCGGCAGCCGTTGCACGAACAACGTGAGTGTTACGGATGGCGGCCACAGAGCGCTCTTTGGTCCGTGACCGGAGCAAAAGCGAGTCTGACGCGTTACTCTTGATGTTCGTGGGGCTCGCAGGCTCGCCCAACGGCCACGCTACGCGCCCTTCGGGTCGCTCAGCCAGAGGGCAAAAGCGCGCCGGTTGCTATCCGCTGGAAGTGACAATGCGGATCAGCAGCTCATCATCCGGCAGCACTTCGCGGTCGGGGGTCAGCAGGCCGCCGTCGCGCACCACGATGGCCGTGGTGGGGCGGATGCCCAGCTTGCGCAGCACCTGCAACACGGTCTTCTCGCGCGGCATGGTCAGCAGCTGTTCCTTGGGTTGCAGGCGCACCGTGATGGTGCGCGGGGCGAACGTGCGGCGTTCGCCGGGGGTGGTTTCCGGGGTGTGTTCCATGGTCCCGTCTTTTGGTGAAGGTTCGTGGGAGGGGCGCGACCGCAACGTTTTCCACGGCGGCGCCCGGGCCGCGTACCGGAAGCGCACCATACCCGTTTGCCCCCCGATGGCAAGGTGCGGCGCGGCGGGCATCAGGCGCTGGCGCGGCATCTGGTGCAGGGCCCGGCGCGGGGCCCGGCGGGGCTCGGGCGGCGTGGCGCGATCCCCGTCATCCTTCGGGGTGAAGATGTCGCGCCGCCGGGGCGGGTTGCTTGTCTTCACCGCGCGCCTGTACTATCCTTGGCAAAGGTCCGGGGACAGCCTGCCGCCCACGTGTGCGTGGGGCGTGCATCCCGCGCGGCCCGCGTGGCCCCCGTATCCCTGTATCCTTGCGTGCCGGGCGCTCGTGCGCCTGTGTGCATGCACGCAACGTGTGGCGGGCGCGGCGCCCGCGGCCCTTGCCCCGTCATCCCCCAGCGCCCCAGCCTTCGGAGGTGAACCATGTCGGCCAAGAAGATACTTGTCGTGGACGATGAAAAGCACATCCGCATGCTGTACCAGGAAGAACTGGAAGGCGAAGGCTACACCGTGGCCGTGTCCGACGGGCGCGAACCCATCCTCGACGTGGTGGCCCGCGAAAAGCCCCTGGTGGTGGTGCTGGACATCAAGCTGGGGCCGGACCTTTCGGGTCTGGACCTGTTGCAGGAAATTCGCCGGGGCGAACCCACCCTGCCGGTCATCCTGTCCACGGCCTACGATTCCTTCCAGCACGACCTGAAGTCCGTGGTGGCCGACTACTACGTGGTCAAGTCCGTGGACCTCACGGAACTGAAGGCCAAGGTGGCGCTGGCCATCGAAAAAAGATCGTAGCCCTTTTCTCCCCTGTCTTTCTTCTTTTTCGCCAGCACCCGTCGGTGGCGGCGTAACTGCCCCGCTTTCTTCGCGCAGATGGCATGCCCCTTGCTTTTACCCTGTGGGGCGGGTCTTGGTTTGCGCGATATTGCGCGATAGCCGCGCCGTGCGGCCGTCACGCGGTTTGCGTGCCGCGTGCGCCTGCCCGCGCCGCCCGGTGCGGCCCGCCCCGTTTTCAATTTCTGCACGCTGGCGTCCAATGGGCCGGTGCGTCAGTGTGCCTGCCAGGCGGGATGCTGGGCGCGCGCCGTCTGCGCGATTGCGTGTCGCGCTGCCGTGGCAGCCCGCCCCGGCGGCATCATGCCTGTTCCGTGTCCGCACCGCCCGGTGCCAACCCCAGAGGTGCCCATGCCGGACTCCCTGTTTCCCGTCGGCCGTCGCGTCGCGCTGAACCGGCTCATCTACATGGGCATTCTGGTGGCGTCGGTGCTGCCGCTGGTGCTGATACTGGGGGTCATGAACCTGCACCTCGGGGTGTCGTTCCGCGAGATGGTCTTCGGCCAGTCGCGCGAAATCGCCGACCGGCACAGCCAGAAGATCGACGATTTCCTGCACGAACGCCTTGCCAGCGTGCAGATGCTGGTAGAGGCGCAGGGCGCGGGCCTGCTGGACCCGGCCAACCTGAACCGCAAGCTGGCAGCCATGCGCAGCGCCTATGGCGGCGTGTACGTGGACTTGGGCATGGTGGACGATGCGGGCATCCAGCGGGTGTACGCCGGTCCCCACCGCCTGGAAGGCACCGACTATTCGCACGAGAACTGGTTCTTGCAGGCTGGCGCGCGCGACGTGTTCATCAGCGACGTGTTCATGGGGGTGCGCAAGTCGCCCCACTTCATCGTGGCCGTGAAGCTGATGGTGGACGGCAGGGCGTGGATCCTGCGTTCCACCATCGATTTCGCCAGCTTCGTCTCGCTGGTGGAGGACGTCCGCGTGGGGGCCACGGGCCAGGCCTGCATCATCAACCGGGCTGGCGCGTTCCAGACCTCCGGGGGGCGTCATTCGGCGGGCGACGGCGCGCAACTGGCGGAATTCGCCCGCCGGGTGTTCGGCGGCGGCATTGCGGGCATGGAACAGGACCGCGCCTTCGAGGAAGGCGACATGGTCTACGCCATGTCACGCCTGAAGGGCGGCGACTGGATACTGGTGTTCCAGCAATCCACGCGCGAGGCGTTGCAGGGCCTGCACGCGGCCCAGCGCACCCTGTTTCTGGTGCTGGGGCTGGCCTCCATCGCGGTGCTGGTGCTGGGCATGTTCCTGGCCCAGCGCATCATCGAGCGCATCGACGGGCTGGAGCGTGAAATGGCCGCCCTCAATGCCCAGGTGGTGGAGGCGGGCAAACTGTCGGCCCTGGGCGAGATGGCGGCGGGCATCGCCCACGAGATCAACAACCCCGTGGCCATCATGATGGAAGAGGCGGGCTGGATAGAGGACGTGCTGGGCGAACTGCAAGAGCAGGACGCCGTGCGCGAGATAGGCGACAGCGCCCGCCAGATCCGCACCCAGGGTGTGCGCTGCCGCGACATCACCCACAAGCTGCTCAGCTTCGCGCGCCGCTCCGACCGCGAGGTGCACGCCGTGGACATCAATGCCATGGTCACCGAGATGGTGGAGCTTTCCGGCCAGAAGGCCCGCACCGTCAGCGTGCACGTGGTGGTGGCCATGGCAGAGGGGCTGCCGCCGGTGGCCGCCTCGCCCTCCGAGTTGCAGCAGGTGTTCCTGAACCTGTTCAACAACGCCTTCGACGCCATGGAAGGTTCCGGCGGCACCCTGAAGGTGGCCACCTTGATGAGCGACAACGGCATGGTGGCCGTGAACGTGGCCGACACCGGCCCCGGCATGCCGGAGGCCATCCTGCAGCGCATCTACGACCCGTTCTTCACCACCAAGCCGGTGGGCAAGGGCACGGGCCTTGGCCTGTCCATCTGCTACGGCATCATCAACAAGATGGGCGGCGAGATAAAGGTGAGCAGCATCGTGGGGGTGGGCACCACCTTTCAGGTGTTGCTGCCGCCGTTCGACCCTGCCGTGCACGCGGCGCAGGCCGCCCAGGGAACCGGATTGCTGGCGGGCGGGGGACGCCTGACCTCGGCCTGCCCGGCCCCGAACCCGTCAGGCGGAAAGCCTGAACTCCCCGGCACGACACCCCCCGATGGGGGCAGCAAGGATACATGATGAGCGAGACCCACTCCAACACCTCTCCGCCGGGTTCGCCGTCCGATGCGGAAACCGGCTCCGGGCCCGGCAGCGCCGCAGCCCCCATCCGGCTGC
This genomic window from Nitratidesulfovibrio sp. SRB-5 contains:
- a CDS encoding glycosyltransferase family 2 protein, which translates into the protein MTKPCPAVSVVLPVWNAAATLPATLHSLLAQTGADFEVVAVDDGSTDATPDLLAAFAAQDARIRPARIAHGGIVAALNHGLALARGRHIARMDADDTCHPQRLALQCAFLDAHPHIGLVGCRVDFGGDRERCGGYARHVDWVNTLLDPTDIALARFRESPFAHPSVMFRAELPGLHGAYTDGPFPEDYELWLRWMDAGVAMAKLPHTLLTWNDPPGRLSRTHPNYAEGGFYTLKGLYLARWLARHNPRHPEVWVVGAGRTSRRRARLLMDQGIAVRAWIDIDPRKIGNRVDGLPVLGREAMPAPGEGFLVAYLAGHGAAEELTAFLDGAGYVQGRDYILAA
- a CDS encoding glycosyltransferase encodes the protein MATGVPRSAPRTAASARSSSPPPSAAPSPTPPLSIDLHVHSRHSTRPSQWILQKLGCAESYTDPRALYDIARRRGMDLVTITDHNTLAGSLEIAHLDHTFVSEEITAYFPEDRCKIHVLAWDLTEAHHADITRLRENIYDLVDYLTVSGIPHACAHAMYSLNERLTLDHMERLLLLFRVFELNGSRDDFQNGILRAIVQGLTPADMDAMADRQDMAPRMERAWTKHLMAGSDDHSSLNIARSHTSIEGVSGVGHGRVREALRGVMEGRGTPHGSAATPVTMAHNLYAIAYQFYKQRFGLGRHVNRDTVLRFADRVLTGAPEPEGGLLTRLHGLIGYRRPRLSFSASTPRTVQDHLQTEAAEIIRRDPELRALLDGPAADITGERTEQAWMRFADQASEKVLRTFADTLLDNAMGADLFSVFNVVGSAGSLYAILAPYFVGYTLFTKDRAFARACRDHFLPHAAEAVPGAPGQAGASSGACGTRPHPPHVTDTDEWHATGRLHVGHFTDTFYDVNGVARTLQMQLDIARRNDKRLQVITCAPDGVADPELAHRSDVFTFSPIGSFAMPEYPGLALYYPPVLKMLDHCYRQGFTHLHSATPGPVGLVALAAARILRLPIHATYHTAFPQYVMMLTEDAGLEEAMWRYMIWYYNQMDRVYVPSHATGDELAERGIARERIAFYPRGIDTQTFTPARRNGFFSRYDGTAVTLPRTFPNSQDARAAGPGRTAPRDAAQPVRFLYVGRLSREKNLHVLADAYRLVATRAAHLRLVLVGDGPARAELEETLRGLPVTFTGYLTGDDLANAYASSDIFVFPSGTDTFGNVVLEAQASGLPVVVTDKGGPQENLLPGRTGAIVPEGDATAMARAMLDMAADPARLDAMRADARSYAESRSFEAAFLQQWAMYRDRDHDHDHDRSAA
- a CDS encoding response regulator, with protein sequence MSAKKILVVDDEKHIRMLYQEELEGEGYTVAVSDGREPILDVVAREKPLVVVLDIKLGPDLSGLDLLQEIRRGEPTLPVILSTAYDSFQHDLKSVVADYYVVKSVDLTELKAKVALAIEKRS
- a CDS encoding TIGR00269 family protein, producing the protein MKCKRCKDTAVVSLPSHHTGFCAECFLLFFTRQVERGIKERKLFTHDDRILVALSGGKDSLSLMLELSRLGYDVTGLHIDLAIPGSSPAARGVVERFCEKHGLNLIVKEMGAEGLAIPDVKARLNRPVCSACGKIKRYFFNKTALDENFTVLATGHNLDDEIARLFSNTLRWDVAYLSDQGPDLAADGGFARKVKPLWRLSEFETANYAFLMGIEHHYAPCPYSGGASFTFYKKLLTDLEEEMPGRKLDFYQGFLERGRPVFARADNEDGVDLSGCTRCGYPTSNEVCGVCRIRDALRDKVDGAAGAE
- a CDS encoding PAS domain-containing sensor histidine kinase; the protein is MPDSLFPVGRRVALNRLIYMGILVASVLPLVLILGVMNLHLGVSFREMVFGQSREIADRHSQKIDDFLHERLASVQMLVEAQGAGLLDPANLNRKLAAMRSAYGGVYVDLGMVDDAGIQRVYAGPHRLEGTDYSHENWFLQAGARDVFISDVFMGVRKSPHFIVAVKLMVDGRAWILRSTIDFASFVSLVEDVRVGATGQACIINRAGAFQTSGGRHSAGDGAQLAEFARRVFGGGIAGMEQDRAFEEGDMVYAMSRLKGGDWILVFQQSTREALQGLHAAQRTLFLVLGLASIAVLVLGMFLAQRIIERIDGLEREMAALNAQVVEAGKLSALGEMAAGIAHEINNPVAIMMEEAGWIEDVLGELQEQDAVREIGDSARQIRTQGVRCRDITHKLLSFARRSDREVHAVDINAMVTEMVELSGQKARTVSVHVVVAMAEGLPPVAASPSELQQVFLNLFNNAFDAMEGSGGTLKVATLMSDNGMVAVNVADTGPGMPEAILQRIYDPFFTTKPVGKGTGLGLSICYGIINKMGGEIKVSSIVGVGTTFQVLLPPFDPAVHAAQAAQGTGLLAGGGRLTSACPAPNPSGGKPELPGTTPPDGGSKDT